One Nocardioides aromaticivorans genomic window carries:
- a CDS encoding DUF3180 family protein: protein MSREGDGREPDRDPAEPPSGSLRPTPPLTLVGWAAVGLVGGWAVKPLADRMGFVPPLVSLGQPLALLLLAAILGYVAWVTHRAVHVRHERLEAHQAVNRLVLARASALVAALVAGGYAGYALSWIGDPAEQADERIIGSVAAGGCAVLAVVAAVLLERACRVRDDDPTP from the coding sequence GTGAGCCGGGAGGGCGACGGCAGGGAGCCCGACCGGGACCCCGCAGAGCCTCCGTCCGGCTCGCTGCGCCCCACGCCGCCGCTGACCCTGGTCGGCTGGGCGGCCGTGGGCCTGGTCGGCGGCTGGGCCGTGAAGCCGCTGGCCGACCGGATGGGCTTCGTCCCGCCGCTGGTCAGCCTCGGCCAGCCGCTCGCCCTGCTGCTGCTGGCCGCGATCCTCGGGTACGTCGCCTGGGTGACCCATCGCGCGGTCCACGTCCGCCACGAGCGGCTCGAGGCCCACCAGGCGGTCAACCGGCTCGTCCTCGCGCGCGCCAGCGCGCTGGTCGCGGCGCTCGTCGCGGGTGGCTACGCGGGCTACGCGCTGAGCTGGATCGGCGACCCCGCCGAGCAGGCCGACGAGCGGATCATCGGCTCGGTCGCGGCCGGCGGCTGTGCCGTGCTGGCGGTGGTCGCGGCGGTGCTGCTCGAGCGGGCCTGCCGGGTCCGCGACGACGACCCGACGCCCTGA
- the folB gene encoding dihydroneopterin aldolase gives MTDELSILGIECFAHHGVFDHERRDGQVFRIDLVLGVDTRPAAASDDLAETVDYGGLVDRVVAAVERDPVDLIETLAQRIADVALLDSRVEWTRVTVHKPDAPIQATFADVRLTITRRRAGETAGNRTGKEEAPA, from the coding sequence GTGACCGACGAGCTGAGCATCCTCGGCATCGAGTGCTTCGCACACCATGGCGTCTTCGACCACGAGCGCCGCGACGGACAGGTCTTCAGGATCGACCTGGTGCTGGGTGTCGACACCCGGCCGGCCGCCGCGAGCGACGACCTGGCCGAGACGGTGGACTACGGCGGTCTGGTGGACCGGGTCGTCGCGGCCGTGGAGCGGGACCCGGTGGACCTCATCGAGACCCTCGCCCAGCGGATAGCCGATGTCGCTCTGTTGGACAGTCGTGTTGAATGGACGCGTGTGACGGTGCACAAGCCGGACGCGCCCATCCAGGCGACGTTCGCTGACGTGCGCCTGACCATCACTCGCCGCCGAGCGGGAGAAACAGCGGGAAACCGAACCGGCAAGGAAGAGGCCCCAGCATGA
- the folK gene encoding 2-amino-4-hydroxy-6-hydroxymethyldihydropteridine diphosphokinase — protein MTETPNPNIIDADTLTGEMRPIRRVVIALGSNLGERFANLQGGVDALADTPNVWVTGVSPVYETTPVDCPPDSQTFFNAVVLADTTLSAHRLLDRALAIEDAFDRLRSDVKNAPRTLDVDLIVVGDRRSDKEELRLPHPQAHERAFVLQPWLDLEPDAEFLDRGPVAELLAKVGTDGLTPRPDLVLEIE, from the coding sequence ATGACCGAGACCCCCAACCCGAACATCATCGACGCGGACACCCTCACTGGGGAGATGCGCCCGATCCGTCGGGTCGTGATCGCGCTCGGCTCCAACCTCGGCGAGAGGTTCGCCAACCTCCAGGGCGGTGTCGACGCCCTCGCCGACACCCCGAACGTGTGGGTCACGGGCGTCTCGCCGGTCTACGAGACCACGCCGGTCGACTGCCCGCCGGACTCGCAGACCTTCTTCAACGCCGTCGTCCTCGCCGACACCACGCTGTCGGCGCACCGCCTGCTCGACCGCGCGCTCGCGATCGAGGACGCCTTCGACCGCCTGCGCAGCGACGTCAAGAACGCCCCGCGCACCCTCGACGTCGACCTGATCGTCGTCGGCGACCGCCGCAGCGACAAGGAGGAGCTGAGGCTCCCGCACCCGCAGGCCCACGAGCGCGCCTTCGTGCTGCAGCCGTGGCTCGACCTGGAGCCCGACGCCGAGTTCCTCGACCGGGGCCCCGTCGCGGAGCTGCTGGCCAAGGTCGGCACCGACGGCCTGACCCCGCGCCCCGACCTCGTCCTCGAGATCGAGTGA
- the folE gene encoding GTP cyclohydrolase I FolE — translation MPAFDQARAEAAVRELLIAIGEDPEREGLLETPARVARAYAELTAGLRMSAEDVLTTTFDIGHDEMVLVRDIELWSMCEHHLVPFTGVAHVGYIPAESGKITGLSKLARLVDVYSKRPQVQERLTTQVADSLMEILEARGVIVVIEAEHLCMTMRGVRKAGARTITSAVRGIMHNPATRAEAMALIHSGPRG, via the coding sequence GTGCCCGCCTTCGACCAGGCGCGCGCCGAGGCGGCCGTCCGCGAGCTGCTCATCGCCATCGGCGAGGATCCCGAGCGCGAGGGACTCCTGGAGACGCCGGCCCGCGTCGCCCGGGCCTACGCCGAGCTGACGGCCGGCCTGCGGATGTCGGCCGAGGACGTGCTGACCACGACCTTCGACATCGGCCACGACGAGATGGTCCTGGTCCGCGACATCGAGCTGTGGTCGATGTGCGAGCACCACCTCGTCCCGTTCACGGGGGTCGCCCACGTCGGCTACATCCCCGCCGAGAGCGGCAAGATCACCGGCCTGTCCAAGCTGGCCCGCCTGGTCGACGTCTACTCCAAGCGTCCGCAGGTGCAGGAGCGGCTGACCACCCAGGTCGCCGACTCGCTCATGGAGATCCTCGAGGCCCGCGGCGTGATCGTCGTGATCGAGGCCGAGCACCTCTGCATGACGATGCGCGGCGTGCGCAAGGCCGGCGCCCGCACCATCACCTCGGCCGTGCGCGGGATCATGCACAACCCCGCCACCCGCGCCGAGGCGATGGCGCTGATCCACAGCGGCCCCCGCGGCTGA
- the folP gene encoding dihydropteroate synthase, with translation MGVVNVTPDSFSDGGRYDDPERAIAHGRQLLADGADILDVGGESTRPGATRPLLEEELDRVVPVIEALAADGARVSVDTMRAEVAARAVEAGASIVNDVSGGLADPAILDVAAQTGATYVAMHWRAHSATMQQFTEYDGGVVPVVAAELAQRVAAIRAAGVADDRIVLDPGLGFAKLAEHNWELLRHLGEVGLGFPLLVGASRKTFLGRLLADAHGEPRPVGEREAAGVALTALLAAGLGGADVWCLRVHDVRAHRDALAVAAQWTGHTADRAAGREERDA, from the coding sequence ATGGGGGTCGTCAACGTCACGCCCGACTCGTTCTCCGACGGCGGGCGGTACGACGACCCCGAGCGCGCGATCGCGCACGGGCGCCAGCTGCTGGCCGACGGGGCCGACATCCTCGACGTCGGCGGTGAGTCGACCCGGCCCGGGGCGACCCGGCCGCTGCTCGAGGAGGAGCTCGACCGCGTCGTACCCGTCATCGAGGCGCTGGCCGCGGACGGGGCGAGGGTCTCGGTCGACACCATGCGCGCCGAGGTCGCGGCGCGGGCCGTCGAGGCCGGCGCGAGCATCGTCAACGACGTCTCCGGCGGGCTCGCCGACCCCGCGATCCTCGACGTCGCGGCGCAGACCGGGGCGACGTACGTCGCGATGCACTGGCGGGCGCACAGCGCGACGATGCAGCAGTTCACCGAGTACGACGGCGGCGTGGTCCCCGTCGTGGCCGCGGAGCTCGCGCAGCGGGTCGCGGCGATCCGCGCCGCGGGGGTGGCGGACGACCGGATCGTGCTGGATCCCGGGCTCGGGTTCGCGAAGCTCGCGGAGCACAACTGGGAGCTGCTGCGCCACCTCGGCGAGGTCGGCCTGGGGTTCCCGCTGCTGGTCGGTGCGAGCCGCAAGACCTTCCTCGGCCGGCTGCTCGCGGACGCGCACGGCGAGCCGCGGCCGGTGGGGGAGCGGGAGGCGGCGGGCGTGGCCCTGACCGCGCTGCTCGCGGCCGGGCTGGGCGGTGCGGACGTGTGGTGCCTGCGGGTCCACGATGTGCGCGCCCACCGCGACGCCTTGGCCGTTGCGGCACAGTGGACCGGACACACCGCTGATCGGGCAGCGGGGCGAGAGGAGCGCGACGCGTGA
- the ftsH gene encoding ATP-dependent zinc metalloprotease FtsH: MKRVFRGPWLWIVVAVVTVVLALEFLAPGGGYDEIPTSRLEKYIAEGQVKDITFIDGDQSIEATLDDGTRDSGDKVLSHYIQGEQETLLAAVKEQVDKGTIKESNSKNPQPSLLGSLLATLLPFALIILLFVFLMNNVQGGGRGVMQFGKSKAKMISKDMPKTTFADVAGCDEAIEELGEIKEFLQEPGKFQAVGAKIPKGVLLYGPPGTGKTLLARAVAGEAGVPFYSISGSDFVEMFVGVGASRVRDLFEQAKENAPAIVFIDEIDAVGRHRGAGMGGGHDEREQTLNQLLVEMDGFDVRGGVILIAATNRPDVLDPALLRPGRFDRQIQVDAPDLAGRKRILDVHSRGKPLYEDVDLLAVARRTPGFSGADLANVLNEAALLTARNGKKVITAEILDEAIDRVIAGPQRRTRLMTEKEKLITAYHEGGHALVAAALPGTDPVHKITILPRGRALGYTMVLPDEDKYSQTRSEMLDKLAYMLGGRAAEELIFHDPTTGAGNDIEKATSLARAMVTQYGMTERLGAIKLGESNSEPFLGRDLGHSRNYSEDVAAIVDEETKNFLAAAHQEAFDILVENRDVLDALVLALLDKETLDKEEVAEIFTALRLRPVRPAWTGSPTRIPSDIPPVEIPEEIRRRAEQNGQQVDLGKEGGAILTPPGPGGDVYGGSPSPSTDPQPPNPGA, translated from the coding sequence GTGAAGCGCGTGTTCAGGGGCCCCTGGCTCTGGATCGTGGTGGCGGTCGTGACCGTCGTCCTCGCCCTCGAGTTCCTCGCGCCCGGAGGCGGGTACGACGAGATCCCCACCTCCCGGCTCGAGAAGTACATCGCCGAGGGCCAGGTCAAGGACATCACCTTCATCGACGGTGACCAGTCCATCGAGGCCACCCTCGACGACGGCACCCGTGACTCGGGCGACAAGGTGCTCTCGCACTACATCCAGGGCGAGCAGGAGACGCTCCTCGCCGCGGTGAAGGAGCAGGTCGACAAGGGCACGATCAAGGAGTCCAACTCCAAGAACCCGCAGCCCAGCCTGCTCGGGTCGCTGCTCGCGACGCTGCTGCCCTTCGCGCTGATCATCCTGCTGTTCGTCTTCCTCATGAACAACGTCCAGGGCGGTGGCCGGGGCGTCATGCAGTTCGGCAAGTCCAAGGCCAAGATGATCAGCAAGGACATGCCGAAGACCACCTTCGCCGACGTCGCCGGGTGCGACGAGGCGATCGAGGAGCTCGGGGAGATCAAGGAGTTCCTCCAGGAGCCCGGCAAGTTCCAGGCCGTCGGCGCCAAGATCCCCAAGGGCGTGCTGCTCTACGGCCCGCCGGGCACCGGCAAGACCCTGCTCGCGCGCGCCGTCGCCGGTGAGGCGGGCGTCCCCTTCTACTCGATCTCGGGCTCCGACTTCGTCGAGATGTTCGTCGGCGTCGGTGCCTCCCGCGTGCGCGACCTGTTCGAGCAGGCCAAGGAGAACGCTCCCGCGATCGTGTTCATCGACGAGATCGACGCCGTCGGCCGCCACCGCGGCGCCGGCATGGGCGGCGGTCACGACGAGCGCGAGCAGACCCTCAACCAGCTCCTCGTCGAGATGGACGGCTTCGACGTCCGCGGCGGGGTCATCCTGATCGCGGCCACCAACCGTCCCGACGTGCTCGACCCGGCCCTGCTGCGCCCGGGCCGCTTCGACCGCCAGATCCAGGTCGACGCGCCCGACCTCGCCGGCCGCAAGCGGATCCTCGACGTCCACTCGCGGGGCAAGCCGCTCTACGAGGACGTCGACCTGCTGGCCGTCGCCCGTCGTACCCCCGGCTTCTCCGGCGCCGACCTGGCCAACGTCCTCAACGAGGCCGCGCTGCTGACCGCCCGCAACGGCAAGAAGGTCATCACCGCCGAGATCCTCGACGAGGCGATCGACCGTGTGATCGCGGGTCCGCAGCGTCGTACCCGCCTCATGACGGAGAAGGAGAAGCTGATCACCGCCTACCACGAGGGCGGCCACGCCCTCGTCGCGGCGGCGCTGCCGGGCACGGACCCGGTCCACAAGATCACGATCCTGCCGCGCGGCCGGGCGCTGGGCTACACGATGGTGCTGCCCGACGAGGACAAGTACTCCCAGACCCGCTCCGAGATGCTCGACAAGCTCGCCTACATGCTGGGCGGCCGGGCGGCCGAGGAGCTGATCTTCCACGACCCGACCACGGGTGCCGGCAACGACATCGAGAAGGCCACCTCGCTGGCCCGCGCGATGGTCACGCAGTACGGCATGACCGAGCGGCTGGGCGCGATCAAGCTCGGTGAGTCCAACTCGGAGCCCTTCCTGGGCCGCGACCTGGGCCACTCGCGCAACTACTCCGAGGACGTCGCCGCGATCGTCGACGAGGAGACGAAGAACTTCCTCGCCGCCGCGCACCAGGAGGCCTTCGACATCCTGGTCGAGAACCGCGACGTGCTCGACGCGCTCGTGCTCGCGCTGCTCGACAAGGAGACGCTCGACAAGGAGGAGGTCGCGGAGATCTTCACCGCCCTCCGCCTGCGCCCCGTCCGTCCCGCGTGGACCGGCTCCCCGACCCGCATCCCCTCGGACATCCCGCCGGTGGAGATCCCCGAGGAGATCCGCCGTCGCGCCGAGCAGAACGGCCAGCAGGTCGACCTGGGCAAGGAGGGCGGAGCGATCCTGACCCCGCCCGGCCCGGGTGGCGACGTGTACGGCGGCTCGCCGTCCCCGTCGACGGACCCGCAGCCGCCGAACCCGGGTGCCTGA